The Chamaesiphon minutus PCC 6605 DNA window AGCAATATCGGTCAGATGGTCATTATTGATGTAGAAACTGGTGCATATCATGTTGATGCCAACGGGATTGAATCTGCACGATATTTGCGCCAGCAGAACCCAAACGCTCGACTATTTGGGATTCGGATTGGTTACAACGTCGCGGTATCTTTTGGCGGTGTGATGGAGCGGACAACGAAATGATCGCGGGAAGGGTTACTGAAGGTCGAGCGACTGTCCCAGTTACATTTAGGATGCCAGATCGATCGGGTTTTAGTATTGAGTTTGTCATCGATACAGGTTTTACGGGTAGTCTCTGCCTGCCGCCAGAAGCGATTGCTGTATTAGGATTACCGTTTCAGTACGAAGTTCCTGCCAATCTTGCCAATAACAGTAATGTTTTTCTCAAAGTTTATACGGCGACAATCCTCTGGAAAGGCGAAACGCAAGAAGTTAATGTATTTGCTGCTGGACGGAAACCGTTGTTGGGAGTAGGGATGATGTCAGGAAATGAGCTTTACGTTCATTTTATTGAAGGCGGTGCCGTCTCCATTGAGTAAAAATAGATCCCTTCGATCGTTGGCATGGCTTACGACCGATAGCCAGAAAAACGACCCTTGGATTGCCAAGATAGGGATTTTGAAGATTCCACATAGAATACATAGTGCCTTAATCGGTTAATTTAACGCGGCGTAACAACATGGCATTTATCGAAACAACCACTGTCGAAACGCTCATCAAGATTGCACCGATCGCTGGTGTTAATAAAATACCGAATGGAGCCGCAATCCCTGCTGCTAAAGGAATACCAATGACGTTGTATCCAGTTGCCCAGAATAGGTTCTGAGTCATTTTGCTGTAGGTTGCTTTGGCGAGTTTCAGCGCGTAGGTGGCATCGAGCGGATCGCTTTTAACCAACACCAGATCGGCAGATTCGTTGGCGTAGCCTCTCTGTCAAGAGAATCGCGACGTTAGTTCCAGCACCGATCGCCAGTCCCAAATCTGCCTCAGTTAAAGCAGGTGCATCATTAATCCCGTCGCCCACAAAAGCGATCGGTTGTTCGGCTTTGAGCTGATGAATCAACGCAGCTTTATCTTGCGGTAAGACACGAGCGTAGTAGCGATCGATCTGCAAATCCTCCGCAACGGTTTTTGCTACTGCTTCGGCATCGCCTGCGATCATCACCACTTGCACGCCCATTTGTTGTAATTTAGCTACCGCTGCGCGTGCCGAGGGGCGGACTCGATCGGCTAACCCAAAGATTGCAAGTACTTGCCGCTCGTCCATCAAGACGATCGCACTTTCACCCCGCGATTCACTCGATCGCAGTCTCGATCTCAATGCTGGTGGAAACTCTAATTTCAGCTCCTGCACCCATTCTGGTCTGCCGACTCGATAACGCCGATCGTTCACTACACCTTCAACGCCTTGCCCTGGAACAGCTTTAAAGTCACTCGCCTTGGCAAGCTGACTGTGGCGATGATTAGCCTCGATAACGATCGATTGTCCCAGCGGATGTTCTGATGAGGATTCTAAGGAGGCGGCAATAGTTAAAGCTTGCGGTTCATCAATGCCGTCAGTATAAATTTGCTTGACTCCGAACTTGCCTTCGGTCAATGTTCCAGTCTTATCAAATGCGATCGTTTTAATGCCTCTTGCTCGTTCAAACGCCTCACGGTTTCGCACCAAAATCCCGTTTTTAGCAGCCATCGCCGTAGCATTAATCGTGACCAAAGGAATTGCTAAACCCAGTGCATGAGGACAGGTAATCACTAACACCGTCACCGCCCGATTGATGGCAAATGTTAAACCGCCAGTCCCAATTGACAGCCATACGATAAACGTCAACGTAGACACCCCGATCGCAATCAGAGTCAGCCAGTAAGCCAATCGATCTGCTAATGTTTGATATTGACTTTTAGATGCCTGAGCCTCCTCTACCAACCGCATAATCTGGCTCAGAGTCGTTCGATCGCCAGTCCGAGTCACTTTAATTGTCAAAGCACCTTCGCCATTCACCGCCCCTGCGACTACTTCATCGCTAGTTTTTTTGACGACTGGACGCGATTCGCCAGTGAGAAAGGCTTCGTTGACGCTAGAGGTACCCTCGATGACTTCACCATCGATCGGGACTTGTTCGCCAGGACGGATGAGGATTCGATCGCCCTCAACTAACACATTCACCTGGACATCAGCGATTCGCCCATTGACTTGCTGATGAGCCACCGCAGGTACCAACTTAGCGAGATGCTCTAAAGCGCGGCTAGCTCCTTGCACAGAAGTCATTTCGATCCAATGACCGAGCAGCATGATATCGACTAAAGTGACCAATTCCATGTAGAAGGAATCGCCTGGTAATCCAAAAGACACTGCCACACTGTAGACATAAGATACAGTAATCGCCAGCGCAACCAGCGTCATCATGCCAATTTTCCCGTGGAGTTCAGCCCAAGCTCTGTGCAGAAACACCCAGCCACCATACCAATAAATAACCGTGGACAGAATGGGCGTAACCCAAGCCACGCCAGCAAACTGAATCGCTTGGTAATTAAACCACATCTGAAACATTGGTGACAGATACAGTACGGGCAACGTTAACAGCAGACAAACTAGGAAGCGTCGCTGGAACATCGCGGGGCTGTGTCCTGCGTGTTTATCGTGTCCGGCATGTTCGTGACTGGAATGTTGAGCTGGATCGTGCTGGTTCTCGACGTGACGCGGATGGGGTAGGTTTTGCTTGTCCCGATCGCGTTCGCGGAGCGTTGTCTCTGGCAAATCGTGTTTCACAACTGTACCCTCCTGGGGATTATTTTAATCTCGGATGTTCGCGTCTATAGACTAAGAACTGGATGGATGTCTATTTATTAGCAAGATAGCCAGCCTGGACGAGTGCTGCCTTAATTTCTGATTCGGGCGATTTAGTTTTTATTAATACAGTTGTGACGAAAAAGTATCTACCAATAGGTAGAGACATTATTCTACTATTTGTCATAATGAAGTTATTTTAAATCTCGGCAGAAAAAATTGCTCCGTCAAACTTTTGATTTTACAAGTAAAAATAATATTCACTATATTCCATCATATTAAAAAAAGATGAGGAACCTGTGAGGAAAGCCTGAAAAGTAGATATTAGCGAATATTTATTGTATCAAAATTTGCTAATATCTGGATGCTGAGTAATGCCAACTACATGTTCATAATACTTTCTCTGTTTTTGGTGATAAATTGTGCCTAATAATAACTGTTGTGCCGATCGTTCCAGCGACAAGCAGCCCAAAATCTTCTTTAATTCCAAAACTCAATGCCGCAGAAGTTCCGACAAGCGACCATAAAACTGGAATAATGAATAAACTCAATCGAAATCTTTTATCTGTCCAAAGCAGCAATCCAAACGTAAAAATTACTGTCGGACAAGGCGTGCCGAATGTAGGTGATGCCAGAAAAGTCCGTCCTAGCACATAGCCAATTAACGGATAAAATACCAGAGCATAAGCAATGAAAATTGCAGCGAAAATACTATATAAATTTTGGCCAGCTCGAAAAGTTAACCGATTCCTGACTACACCTTCGTATAAAAATAATAAGCCTTGAATAATGAATAATGTACCGAACAGATATGCGGGTGGACTGATTGCTGTAAAGAAAATTAAATGATAAACAATCCCCATCCACAGCCAAAGAAAACCAAGTGAGCATGAAATAAGTTTGCTCGCGAATGCTTTTCGACTTGTTGCTAGGAAAACTGTAGCGACCGCTACTAGAATTAGTGCAAACTGAAACGGATATATAGCGTGATTATACTTCTCGAATATCTGAATAAATTGTTCGGTGGTAAAAGGTATTCTAGGCATGATGGTTAGCAATGTGATACTAGAGTGTAAAACCTAAATTGGACATTATTTTATAATTTATATTCTTTGAGTAAAAATGGGTATTGTAGCCCTAAAAATTCGGTTGTCTTCCCGACAAATTTGCTGAATAATATTACGTCCCGACATTGCCACCACTGGCACACTCCCACCTGGTTCGACCCATTGCCCGATCGCATAAAAATTCCGTAGATTAGGTAAAGTTTTCGGCAAGCCTTTTATCGATAATGGGAGGGTTTGTTTGGTCAGGAGCCAACCACAACTCGATCCTTGCCAGTTGCCCGTATAACGTTCGTAGGTGAGTGGTGTAGCCACATCTATAAATTCAATATCATCCTTAATACCAGGATAAAATCGCTCTAAAATATCGATAAGAATTTGTGATTCTTGGATTTCCTCTGCATCGTAGATCGATCGACCATAAATGCGTTGCCAATACTCATAATTAGTCGTCAGCACTACCATCAGTACCGATTTTTCCTGTGGTGCTAAAGATGGATCGAAGCAATAGTGTTTGACCCCAATCTCGTACCGCTCCTCCCCCGCAATTACTACAGGTTCAGCCAGCAAATGAGTAGTCCAATGCGGTTCTGCTGATAGATCGCGATTTACGCCCAGTGATACCTGTAGTTGGGAATGAATCGGCAAATGTCCATCATAGTAACGTTGGATCTCGCGGGGGACATATTGTCGATCTATTAAACTGAAAAGTGTATTGTGACCATCACAAGCGGAAATCACTCGATCTGCATAGCATTCTTCGTTGTTATACAACCGCACCCCAATCGCCTGATGTTTCTCAATTACAATCTTTTCTACTTGCGATTCGTAGTGAATTTCACCGCCTAATTCCAAATAGCGATCGGCAATCTTTTCGGCAAATTGGAGCGATCCACCTAGCGGAAAGCCAGCATTTTTGGTGTGCATATAAGCTAGTAATGACATTCCTACCATCACAGGAATATCTTCCCAGCCAAACATCTGGGGAATGGCGCGGCGGAGAAAGGGATCTTGAAACTTTTCGGCAAAATCTGCTGCTGAAAGGTTTCCCCACCGCGCCAGTGGGCAGACAAATGGCAACATTTTCCGTGCTAACTTTCCCCAGTCTCCTAACTGCATCAATGCTTTGGGCTGCTGTTGAAGTAGTGACAAGTCGAAGCGAGTAAAAGTGCGAATCCCCATACAGAAATCGCTAATTAATCGTCGATCTAGCGGTGATAATTCCTTTAAATGCTGCTCCAATAGATCGGGATTACTGTAGACAATTAAAGTTTTCCCGTCGGGTTCGCTCACACGCAGTAATTCATCGTGATGGACAAATTGTTGCTGTGGCACAACGCCAAGTTCCTCCCAGAGCTGGTAGAAAGGCTGTCCTCGTGCAGAGCCAAACAAATAGTGAATGCAACCGTCAAACACAAATCCCTGTCGCTGCCATGCCGTACAGAGTCCACCTGGTCGATCGTGCATCTCAAAGATCTGAGTTTGATAACCATTCATCTGGGCATAGCAACCTGCGGCTAGCCCAGCAATTCCCGCCCCAATAATGACGATCGCGTCACCGCATTTATGCTTCATGAGAGATTTCATCCGAAAGATTACGGAAAAGTGCCAACGTAAACCAGATTGCATACAGTGTCAGGATCGCAAAGGAAGCCACGAATCCGATGAACTGTGGCATGTCGATGAAGCCTGCTAGCATTTGGAGCGTGCCAGCAGTCAGCAGATTGGTTCCGAGCATCACTGTAAATACTAGCAATATGGATGAAAGTAAGTAGCCCAAAGGGTTTCGGTGTAGTAGCATTACACCAGCGGCAATCAGTGCAGGTGCAACAATGCCCATATCGATCGCATAAGTAATTACAGTGGTATAGCTCCATACTTCCGGCGGTGCTTTGCCCTCAACTAGTGCGGGAATAATGCTCAAAACTGGCCAGATTAATAGCAACACTATCCCAGACACGATCGAGTAAATTCCAATATTTCTGCGTGGCAAGTGAGCAGAAAAGTGGGCGGGTAACGTCGCCAAATCAAAAGACATTAACGTCAGAATTAGCCCAAATAAACTAGCCGACATCAGCACGACATAGACGAGGAATAAATGGTTGTAAGCTGCGCCAAACGCCATTGAACAGTAGTTGTACAGAAAGTAAGCTAGCGTACCAGCCAACAATAATCCACCCTTGACGGAGCCATGTCGATAGCGCAAGAGGGAGAATATTAGCGTGGGGATACCCAAAATTAGTGTTACCGCATCACCTGCTTTAAAACCCATCGCCATTAGCGTCGTATCATAGCGGTACAAGCCTCTTCCGACGATCGATACAGTATCTCCTCGGAGTGTATTAAAAGAAAATAAATTGCCCTCATCTTGCCAAAACAAGCCGATACTGGTGGCGACTAATGCCAGTAAGATAATTAGGGCTGTCAACCAGGTAACTAGATTAGAAATTTTTATCGTTGGCGAAGCCTCTCCCGTGGAGAATCGTTGTGAAAGTACATTAGAGAGCGTCAATCACTAGTAAGATGTCTACGTTGTAGCCTATGTCTTCATCCCGTCAGGGTGCAAATTCATAGTTAATCTCTGTAACTTTTCCTTTGTAATAGAGCCGAATGCCGTCTGGATACTCCCATCCCACCTCGCCTTCTAAAGGAATCAGCATCTCGTTACACACTGAATAGTTCCAAAACCTGCCGCTCCAAGGCATCGCAGTCAGCTTGTCACGACAACGCGCTTCAGCCCGCATGGTTTCGATCGTTCCTTCAGCATTAAACCGAAACACGAGGGAAACCGTTGTTGGAGCATCGGTCAATGTAGCGCGGGCGGAGGTATCGTCAATGGCTTCCCAGCGCACACCCTGACTGGGTAATAGTGCTGTCGGATACCAAGGCATCTCGGCAAAAAATCGCAGCAGTTCACCCTGGGCGGCTGCTGGTGTATCGCGCACATCGGCAACGGTAAACAGACCGAGTAATGATGCGTGTAAGCTGCCTGCTCCTAACGCATAAGCATCATGAACAAAGGCACTCACACCCGGAGCCATCTGAATCCGTGCATCCCAATCGAACCCTGACCGTTGAGTTGTCACAAATTGAGTGGCAGTAAACGGACTCCACTTCGC harbors:
- a CDS encoding DUF6064 family protein yields the protein MPRIPFTTEQFIQIFEKYNHAIYPFQFALILVAVATVFLATSRKAFASKLISCSLGFLWLWMGIVYHLIFFTAISPPAYLFGTLFIIQGLLFLYEGVVRNRLTFRAGQNLYSIFAAIFIAYALVFYPLIGYVLGRTFLASPTFGTPCPTVIFTFGLLLWTDKRFRLSLFIIPVLWSLVGTSAALSFGIKEDFGLLVAGTIGTTVIIRHNLSPKTEKVL
- a CDS encoding clan AA aspartic protease, with the protein product MIAGRVTEGRATVPVTFRMPDRSGFSIEFVIDTGFTGSLCLPPEAIAVLGLPFQYEVPANLANNSNVFLKVYTATILWKGETQEVNVFAAGRKPLLGVGMMSGNELYVHFIEGGAVSIE
- a CDS encoding phytoene desaturase family protein, whose amino-acid sequence is MKSLMKHKCGDAIVIIGAGIAGLAAGCYAQMNGYQTQIFEMHDRPGGLCTAWQRQGFVFDGCIHYLFGSARGQPFYQLWEELGVVPQQQFVHHDELLRVSEPDGKTLIVYSNPDLLEQHLKELSPLDRRLISDFCMGIRTFTRFDLSLLQQQPKALMQLGDWGKLARKMLPFVCPLARWGNLSAADFAEKFQDPFLRRAIPQMFGWEDIPVMVGMSLLAYMHTKNAGFPLGGSLQFAEKIADRYLELGGEIHYESQVEKIVIEKHQAIGVRLYNNEECYADRVISACDGHNTLFSLIDRQYVPREIQRYYDGHLPIHSQLQVSLGVNRDLSAEPHWTTHLLAEPVVIAGEERYEIGVKHYCFDPSLAPQEKSVLMVVLTTNYEYWQRIYGRSIYDAEEIQESQILIDILERFYPGIKDDIEFIDVATPLTYERYTGNWQGSSCGWLLTKQTLPLSIKGLPKTLPNLRNFYAIGQWVEPGGSVPVVAMSGRNIIQQICREDNRIFRATIPIFTQRI
- a CDS encoding DUF6920 family protein, translated to MWIKSIVIITVSVIVLFGIASLYGKYQWQLETDRLRDRLTNGKQTINPKTYDAKELEGLPDPVQRFFRVVLKEGQPIVAAVNLSQQGIFNMSETEAKWSPFTATQFVTTQRSGFDWDARIQMAPGVSAFVHDAYALGAGSLHASLLGLFTVADVRDTPAAAQGELLRFFAEMPWYPTALLPSQGVRWEAIDDTSARATLTDAPTTVSLVFRFNAEGTIETMRAEARCRDKLTAMPWSGRFWNYSVCNEMLIPLEGEVGWEYPDGIRLYYKGKVTEINYEFAP